In Deinococcus psychrotolerans, the genomic window AGCAGATCAAACCACCAATCGCTGATGCCCGCCTCGCGCCCCGGTACGAAGGCCTGGTGAACTTCGTCAAAAGCCCCGAACCAAGCCGCCAGCACCCAGCCCAGCGTCCACGAACCGCTGGCACGGGCGGCGCAAAACCCCAGCGCGGCGTAGCTCACAAAGTGAGCGGCCCAGTCGAGCGGGTGCGGCAACGGAATGCCGATGGGGTCGGCGCGGCTGCTCAGCACCCAGATCACGGCCATCAGCGCCAGCGTGGGCAACCACCAGAGGCGGTTGGCGGGCGGGTGCAGGGCAGGGGAGAGCGGAGCCGTCACTCGCCCCGCTCCGCTGGATGTTCCACCAGCTCGATGAGGGTGCCGCCGCTCCATTTGGGATGCAAAAAGGCCACCCGCGTTCCGGCGCGTCCGGCTTGGGGCTCTGCGCTGATAAAGACCGCGCCCAACGCCGAGAGCCGCTGCATTTCGGCTGCCAAGTCACTGACCCGGAAGGCCAGATGGTGCAGGCCCGCGCCGCG contains:
- a CDS encoding VanZ family protein, with protein sequence MTAPLSPALHPPANRLWWLPTLALMAVIWVLSSRADPIGIPLPHPLDWAAHFVSYAALGFCAARASGSWTLGWVLAAWFGAFDEVHQAFVPGREAGISDWWFDLLGAALGSRLTLGRARLLPKAERSQG